From Candidatus Binataceae bacterium:
CCATTAAATCGGCGTCACCCAGCAGCTTGAGGAGCGCGTCGCGGCCGGCCCGATCTTTAAGGTTTAGGGTGATGCCGAGTTTGTTGGTGTTGAGAAAGGCAAACAGCCCGCCGCGATCGTGCGCAACATTTCCGTTGGATGGAAACGGTCCCAGTCTGCGCCCGCCCTCGCCACCGGGCGGTTCCACTTTGATTACTTCCGCGCCGTAGTCGGCGAGCAGTTTGGTCGCATACGGACCCGCAATGAAGTGCGTAAGATCGACGACCCGGATATCGCTCAGCGCGCGATAGCGCATAACCCCATCCCCGGGGGCATTCGACCGCAGCGGCCGTCACGATGTCAAACGCGTCGCCGCGCGTGAGCGGAAAAGCGGTGCTTGGCATCGCCAGGCGCAAAACCAATTTTTACTCCTCGTACCTGACCCCGTACCGCTCTGGGTTCTTTCCCGCAAACAGCCAGGAATGCCGCTTAGCGTTGTCCGGTTGGTTGCGATCGTGATGATCGTTGCCGGTGGTGTTTGCGGGGCGAGCCCTTCTGCACGTCTCCGGCACCGCCTTCCTCGTGTATGATGCGCTTTCAGATGAGGCTTAGTCATATAGCCGCACTGGCGGCAGCGAGCTGGTACCTGCTGGTTCCGATGTTCGACCCCAGGTCGGGAAAAGTGGTTCCGCTGGCCATGTCCGAATGGAACGAAGAAGGAATTTTCGACAGCGAGAAAGATTGTCTGAACGCCAAGCGCAACCTGGTCGAGGAATACCGCAGAACCGGCGGCGCTCCGCGCATTCAGAACATCGTGAGTGCGCAAGCGGGCTGCGTTGCGAGCGACGACCCCCGCCTGCAGGGTAAGGTTCCGTTCAGCCTGGGACCGCCTCCACCTCCACCTAAATAGGAAAAGCGGCGAATCAGCGAGATTGGGTGGTTTCAAAGCGCCGGGGTCCACCGTCCGCCCACAAATCTCGGAAACCTGGACAGTTCGGCGCCGTTGTGGGTCGGCGAGCGCCCGTCGTAGTCTGGGCTGCTTACCGAGGAGGATTCTTTATGGCAATGCAAAGTGTCTCCGAGCTCGAGGCCAGTTCGGAAGTCCAGGACCTGCGTACTCGTGTTTCCGGTTTTCTCGAAGAATTCATCTATCCAAACGAACCGGTCCTGCTCCGCCACGACTCGGAAGCGGGCCGCACGATGCGTTCGATTCAAACCAAGGCCAAAGAACGTAGCCTGTGGGCGCTTGGGCTTCCCAAGGAAATCGGCGGGGGCGGATTGGGCTTCATGCCCTACGTATTCGTTAACGAACTGGTCGGACGCAGCGAATTCGCGATGGCGGGCCTCGGAACGCATTCCGCGCAGGATGCAACCATGCTCTACCTGTACGGGACCGCCGAGCAGAAAAAGCGTTGGATGCTCCCGCTGGTCAATGGCGACATCTATCCGTGTTTCTCGATGACAGAGCCGGAAGTCTCGGGTGCCGATCCCACGGGATTGCGCACCCGCGCGGTTCAAGACGGAGACGAGTGGATCATCAACGGGCACAAGTGGTTTTCGAGTGGCGCCAACCGGGCCGCCTACACCACCGTGATGCTGGTGACCGATCCGGATGCGCCGACCTACGAGCGCTTCAGCATGATCATCGTGCCCACCGATACCCCCGGCTTCGAAATTGTCCGGGTGGTCCCGGTGATGGGCGAAACCGAAGGCGGGCATTGTGAGCTTAAGTTCAATAATGTGCGCGTGCCGCTCACCAACCTGCTCGGACCGCGCGGGCAGGCATTCAAAATCGCGCAACGGCGGCTCGGACCGGGGCGCATCTATCATTGCATGCGCTGGCTCGGGCAGGCGCAGCGCGCCTTCGAGCTGATGGTAAATCGCGCGATCAATCGCCAGGCATTCGGCGGACCGCTGGCCGACAAGCAGACGATCCAGAATTGGATCGCGGACTCTGCGGCGGAGATCCAGGCGGCCCGGCTGCTTACGCTCGACGCCGCCGCCAAGATCGATTCCGGTGACGAGGCGCGCGTTGAGATCGCGCTCATCAAATTCTTCGGGGCCAAGGTGCTGCACGACGT
This genomic window contains:
- a CDS encoding acyl-CoA dehydrogenase family protein, which encodes MAMQSVSELEASSEVQDLRTRVSGFLEEFIYPNEPVLLRHDSEAGRTMRSIQTKAKERSLWALGLPKEIGGGGLGFMPYVFVNELVGRSEFAMAGLGTHSAQDATMLYLYGTAEQKKRWMLPLVNGDIYPCFSMTEPEVSGADPTGLRTRAVQDGDEWIINGHKWFSSGANRAAYTTVMLVTDPDAPTYERFSMIIVPTDTPGFEIVRVVPVMGETEGGHCELKFNNVRVPLTNLLGPRGQAFKIAQRRLGPGRIYHCMRWLGQAQRAFELMVNRAINRQAFGGPLADKQTIQNWIADSAAEIQAARLLTLDAAAKIDSGDEARVEIALIKFFGAKVLHDVIDRAIQVHGAMGVSEDTPLARMYRHARFARIYDGPDEVHRMTVARRITNEYKKGRKWDFGRGVRDGAGFR